In Mycobacterium sp. Aquia_213, the sequence TGCCGATGATGTCGCCGATCACCGTCATGGGCAGCGCGTCGGCGACGTCCTCGATCCAATCCCCGCCGCCCTTGGCGAGCAATCTGTCGATCATCTGCGCCGCCCGCGCCCGAATGCCGTCCTCCAGCTTGGCGATGGCCCGCGGATTGAACGCGCCTGCGATGAGTTTGCGGCGCTTGTTCAGGTCCGGCGGGTCCAGCGTGATGATCGTCGGGTACGACGAGAACATGGCGACCGGCTGGATCAGCGGACCGTCGCCCGCGGTGAACGACTCGGTGTCGCGGTGCAGGCGGACCGCATGCCGGTGTTTGGTCGCCACCCAAAAATCACGGCGCACGGTTTGCGCCACACCCGGCGTCAGGTCGTGCCGGAAAAGCGGCCTGTTGCACCGCAACTCGGCGAACAACTCGTCGGGAAAACCGCTACGCCACAAGGCGAAATCGGAAAGATCCACTGCAGCAGCAGTCATGCGAACCCCGCTTGTTCACCCACCACGCGACCACCGGCTGGCACCGCGTTGACGTTCAATGCTTAAAATAGTAAAAATAGACTTTAGTCGTCGAAACGCGGTGAGGTAAGAGCGGCCCGATTGCGCCCGGCCGCGTGGGAAACGGAGTTGTGGTGAATACGATTTCAGAGCCCGACCCGTCGGAACGTGAGTTCGGACCGTCCGGCATTGCCCTGTCCACCTATCGGTTCCCGACGGGGTGGTTCATCGTTGCCTTCGCCAGCGACGTGGCGCCCGGGCAAGTCAAGCGGCTGCACTACTTCGGTGAGGAGATGGTGCTGTTCCGCACCGCGTCCGGCAAGGTCAACGTGCTGGACGCATACTGCCAGCACCTCGGCGCCAACATGGGCGTCGGCGGAACCGTCGAAGACGAGAACATCGTCTGTCCCTGGCACGGCTGGCAGTGGCGCGGTGATGGCAGCAACGCGTTGATCCCGTACAGCAAGATCGGTTGCAAGCAGAACGTCCGGATCAAGACCTATCCGAGCATGGAGTGGTACGGCTTCATCCTGGTCTGGCACGAACGCCACGGCCGCGCGCCGTACTGGCAGCCGCCGGCGCTTCCCGAACTGGAAACCGGCGAGTACTACCCGTTGCACCCGCACAGCCGGATGCTGAACCGGGTCAAGGTGCACGCGCAGATGATCATCGAGAATGCGGCCGATCCGTATCACGTGCAGTACGTGCACAAGGCCGCCAACCCCGCCAACACCGCCTCCTTCGAAGTGGCGGGCTATCACCTGCACGCCACCGTCAACGCTCACTTCGGCGGGGGCCGGGCCAAGACGTGGTTGACGCCCAACGGGCCGGTCGACGCCAAGATCATCTACGACAACTACTCGCTGGGGCTGGGGCTGGTCCGGTTCCCGAGTGACCTGGTGGCCACGATCGAGGTCACCGGACAGACGCCGGTCGACGAGGACTACACGGACTACTTCTACACGCAGGCCTCCATCCGCGAGCCCGGCGACACCGGCGACAAACCCACCGGCCGCGCCGCGAAATTCCTGGAGCTGCAGCAAGAAGTCATCAAACAGGACTTCTTCACCTGGGAGAACATGAAATACCTGGAGAAGCCGAACCTGGCTCCCGAAGAGGCACACGACTATGCGGCCCTGCGCCGCTGGGCGCACCGCTTCTACCCGGGCACGGAGCCCTCATCCAGCGACTTCGGATACACCGCCGAAGGCGAACCCGACCCGGCGGCTGCGAAAGCCTAAGTGGCGCCGATGCACTCGGTTCGGGGTAAGCCCCTCGGGCCCTCCGATTTCGGCGTGGATCGCTTCACCGTCCCGGCCGTGCTGGATCGCCGGGCCCAGCAGTCCCCCGATCGGGTGATGATGTCGATCGCCGGCACCGAGGTCACGTTCGAGCAGATGCGTCAGCGCTCCTGCGCGGCGGCCGCCCTGCTGAGCGAATTGGGCGTGGGCCGCGGCGACGGGGTGGCGCTGTTCACCGGCACCTGCCCGGAATGGGTGTACTTCTGGCTGGGCGCGGCCCGCATCGGCGCGGTGAGCGCGGCGGTCAACGCCGCCAACAAGGGGGACTTCCTGCTGCATACCCTGCAGTTGTCGCGGGCCAAGGTGATTCTCACCGACGCCGAGCGGCGTGCCCCGGTCGACGAGGTCGCCGACCGGCTGGACGCGGTGACCGACATTGTGGTGCAAGGCGATTCGCTGAGCCGCGCGCTTACCCGCGAAGCCCGCTGTCTTGACGATCCCGCCGAGCCCGACCAGGTGGGGGCGTTGTTCTACACCTCGGGCACCACCGGGCCGTCGAAAGCCGTTGCCACGAGCTGGAATTACCTGTTTTCGGTGGCCGCGACGGCCGCGTCGGCCTGGGAGCTACGGTCGGGGGAGTCGTTGTGGACGGCGATGCCGTTGTTCCACCTGAGCGCCGCACCGAGCGTGCTGGTCCCGATGCTGACCGGCGCAACGACCGTGCTGGCGGGCGGATTCCATCCCGGCCAGGTGTGGGATGACATCCGCGCCCACGGTGCCATCGGCTTTGTCGGGGCCGGCGCGATGGTGTCGATGCTGTACAACTTGCCCGACGATCCGCGTGACGCGCGGTTGCCGCTGCGGTTCATCTCGGCCGCGCCGATCGACGCGAGCTCCTACCACGACATCGAAAAGCGTTACGGCTGCCGCATTGTCACGATGTACGGGATGACCGAGGCCTTCCCGATCGTGGTCAAGGGCGTTTCCGACGAGGGCGTCCCCGGAACGTCCGGCCGACCCAATCCCAACTTCGACGTGCGCATCGTCGACGACGACGGCAACCCGCTGCCCGCCGGCGCCGTGGGCGAGATCGCCTGCCGGCCCCGACACCCGCACGTGATGAGCGAGGGCTATGTCGGCCCGGACGCCCGGGTGGCCCCGCACCCGGAATGGTTTCGCACCGGTGATCTCGGCCGACTCGACGCCGATCAGAACCTGACGTATATGGACCGGATCAAGGATTCGCTACGCAGGCGCGGCGAGAACATCTCCTCGGTCGAGGTGGAGCGCGTCGTCGTGAGCCATCCCGCGGTGGCCGAAGCCGCGGCGATCGGGGTGCCCAGCGAATTGGGCGAGGACGACATCCTGCTCGTGGTGGCGGTGCGCGCGGATGCCGTGCTGGATTGCGCGGAGTTGCTCGACTTCTGTGCGGCCCGGATGCCGTACTTCTGCGTGCCCAGATACGTCGAGCAGGTCAACGAACTCCCGAAGAACGTTATCGGACGGGTGCGTAAAGATTTACTGCGAGTCAAGGGTTTGACGTCGGGGGTCTGGGATCGAGAAGAATACGGATATATTGTTAAGCGGTAAGTAAAGTCGATGTTACGTAGTTCGTTTCTTTTTTCCTTCGGGGAGAGGCTGGCGAGTAGAAGATGACGATGACCTACCAGCAGGAACAGTTCCTGCAGGCTGCGACCGGCCGCGATGCGATCTTGAATTTGAACGCCCGGCACAATCGCGCTTACTCCGACGGCGACCGCGATAGCTGGATCGCGACGTTTCGTCATTCCGGAGCCAGCTACGTGCGTGACGGTGAACTCTTCGCCGACCTGCGTTTGGCGTTCGACGGGGGCGAAGGACAACGCTTGGTGACCGTCGATCACGAGATCGCTGTCGAGGGTGTCCACGCGATGCAGCGCTGTGTCGTCGTGCTGTTCTCCGCTGCCTTCGGCGACACCACGCTGCGCGCCACCGGGACATACCGGGATGAGCTGATCTACGAGCGCGGCGCCTGGTACTACACGTCGCGCAATCTCTCCTGGGATTTGGTGCCCAGCCGGCACCCGCTTGTCATGTAAGCGGCACCGATACGTGGATCGTGATCTCAGCTATCAACTAGCCTTCGGCACCTACGAAGACGCGCTGCGAATGGTCGGCGTGGCAACCGAACCGCGGACCGCCGTGACGCCGGTCAGTGGCGCGCGTATTCAGTTGTATGCCTCGATGATTCACGACGGCAATCGTTCGTACTGGGACCCGGAGTTCGCGCGGCAGCAGTGGGGAGGCCTGTTGGCCCCACCGGGTTTGTTGATGGGATGGCTGATACCTCCGCCATGGGAGCC encodes:
- a CDS encoding AMP-binding protein; translated protein: MHSVRGKPLGPSDFGVDRFTVPAVLDRRAQQSPDRVMMSIAGTEVTFEQMRQRSCAAAALLSELGVGRGDGVALFTGTCPEWVYFWLGAARIGAVSAAVNAANKGDFLLHTLQLSRAKVILTDAERRAPVDEVADRLDAVTDIVVQGDSLSRALTREARCLDDPAEPDQVGALFYTSGTTGPSKAVATSWNYLFSVAATAASAWELRSGESLWTAMPLFHLSAAPSVLVPMLTGATTVLAGGFHPGQVWDDIRAHGAIGFVGAGAMVSMLYNLPDDPRDARLPLRFISAAPIDASSYHDIEKRYGCRIVTMYGMTEAFPIVVKGVSDEGVPGTSGRPNPNFDVRIVDDDGNPLPAGAVGEIACRPRHPHVMSEGYVGPDARVAPHPEWFRTGDLGRLDADQNLTYMDRIKDSLRRRGENISSVEVERVVVSHPAVAEAAAIGVPSELGEDDILLVVAVRADAVLDCAELLDFCAARMPYFCVPRYVEQVNELPKNVIGRVRKDLLRVKGLTSGVWDREEYGYIVKR
- a CDS encoding nuclear transport factor 2 family protein is translated as MTMTYQQEQFLQAATGRDAILNLNARHNRAYSDGDRDSWIATFRHSGASYVRDGELFADLRLAFDGGEGQRLVTVDHEIAVEGVHAMQRCVVVLFSAAFGDTTLRATGTYRDELIYERGAWYYTSRNLSWDLVPSRHPLVM
- a CDS encoding Rieske 2Fe-2S domain-containing protein — encoded protein: MVNTISEPDPSEREFGPSGIALSTYRFPTGWFIVAFASDVAPGQVKRLHYFGEEMVLFRTASGKVNVLDAYCQHLGANMGVGGTVEDENIVCPWHGWQWRGDGSNALIPYSKIGCKQNVRIKTYPSMEWYGFILVWHERHGRAPYWQPPALPELETGEYYPLHPHSRMLNRVKVHAQMIIENAADPYHVQYVHKAANPANTASFEVAGYHLHATVNAHFGGGRAKTWLTPNGPVDAKIIYDNYSLGLGLVRFPSDLVATIEVTGQTPVDEDYTDYFYTQASIREPGDTGDKPTGRAAKFLELQQEVIKQDFFTWENMKYLEKPNLAPEEAHDYAALRRWAHRFYPGTEPSSSDFGYTAEGEPDPAAAKA